The region TGTGGATGTGGTGATCATGCAGGATCTAGAACAACAAATAACTGTTAAGCTTTGTTCCAAGAGTGGAATAAGTCACTGATGGTAACAATGGTATATGCAAACTGTGATCATCTGGAAAGAATCAGTTTATGGGATAGTCTGTATAGTTTGGCTGATCATATGGACTTGCCTTGGTTGGTGGGGGGTGACTTCAATGTCATTATGAATGAAGATGAGAAGACTGGTGGTTTAcctgtatttccagatgaataTGAAGATTTTGCATTTTGCACTAACTCATGTGAGCTGTTTGACATCAATTATAAGGGGAGTCTGTTTACTTGGTGGAGTGGGAGGGCAGGTAGTGACTGCATTTTCAAGAGATTGGATAGAATGATTACAAACTCCAAATTACAGGATTGGTTTGCACATATGGAAGTGGAACATTTATCCAGAACTGGCTCAGACCATGCCCCTTTATTACTTACTTGTGGTGAAATCTCATATCACATAAGAAAGCCTTTTAGATTTCTGAAATTCTGGACAGAACATGAATCATTCTTAGAGGTGGTTAATCAGGCATGGAGCACAGATTTTGAAGGTGATGAGTTTATCAGCTTTAAGTCAAAGTTGAAGAATGTGAAAACTACATTATCTGCATGGAGTACAGCAACATTTGGTGATATTTTCAAGCAGTTAACAGTAAGGGAAGAGGTGttgaaaattaaagaacaattatttaaaGAGGATCCTTCTCCTATGAATAGAATGGTGCTACAGCAAGCACAAGCAGAATTGAAGAAGTATGTTCACTATGAGGGCGAATTTTGGAGACAAAAGTCACATGTGACAAGTTTTGCTGAAGGAGACAGGAATACAAGGTATTTTCACAGTATTGTGAATGGTAGGAGAGAGATTGCAGATCAAAAGAATTGAGAATCAGCAAGAAATATGAATAGAAGGGGATTCACTTTTGGGAGAAAAAGCTTGTAGATTTTGTCAGCAGCAGTTCTCTCAAGAGGTTGATCCATTAGACTTTGATTTGCTACAACATGTTCCTAGTATGGTTGATCAGGATACTAACAATCAACTGGTAAGCATGCCAACTTTGGAGGAGGTGaagaaggctatgtttgaatTATCTGCAGATAGTGCTGGTGGTCCAGATGGTATGATTGGAATATTTTATCAGGTGTATTGGGACATTATAGGTCTTTGAGGTATACAATGTTGTCAAGGCTTTCTTTGATGGGCAGACTCTTCCTAAGTCAATCACACATACCAACCTGGTACTATTACCAAAGAAGAATAACATTGAGACTTTTGGTGATATGGGATCAATCCGTCTCAGTAACTTCATCAACAAGGTTATTTCTAGAGTGGTTCAGGATAAGCTGGAAGGCCTTTTACCTTCTCTGATATCTCCTAACCAGTCTGGTTTTGTTAAGGGCAGATGTATCATTGAAAATGTCCTTCTAACTCATGAAGTTGTGGCTGACATTAGACTAAGAGGAAAACCAGCTAATGTAGTGCTTAAACTTGACATGGCCAAAGCATATGATAGAGTATCATGGAGTTACTTGATCAGAGTTTTAAGGAAGATGGGATTTGCAGAAGTGTTCATAGATAAGGTTTGGAGGTTGATAGCAAATAACTGGCATTCCATACTCCTTAATGGCCAAGCTTCTGGTTTTTTCCACTCCACCAAGGGTGTAAAACAAGGAGATCCACTCTCTCCTACTTTGTTCATCTTATCTGCTGAAGTTTTATCTGGAGCATTGAACTCTTTATTTGAGAACAAGGATTTTAGAAGCTATGGAATGCCGAAATGGAGTGCAAATCTGAATCATCTGGCATATGCAGATGGCAATAATTTTTTCATCTGCTGATTCTAGATCTTTGGAGCAGATTATGGAGGTATTACATGACTATGACTAGGTATTAGGCCAGCTTATCAACAAAGGCAAGAGTTCCTTCTATGTATACAGTAAAATGTGTCTAATGtattatgttatatcccgcatttttgcacgttcggatatttcaaggAAGTCGTGACAAAGTTAAGGGAATAACTATCttccaaagttattttaatgtacaagtggttatgaatgttgtttatgaacattactagtatggaaatactgagaaaggttaagggcaagaaggggaaattcgcaaaatggttcatggaaataatgtggaaggctaggggcaaaatgataatattgagaaaagtcgaggggtaaaacgggaatttcacataggtttcaagaaagttccaaaagggccatattagccatgtgagaaaaaaaaaagagaaaagaaaagatggcaaaataagtcatctttgctagaaatttaagaaatttctagagagagggcatgtgcctctcacatgcttgtgggaaattatatatatatagagaagtGGTGGAAAATTAAGACACAATTCTCTTCATCtttagaaagatgaaaaaatggagaaggtaaaaaagaaaattaaagggCCATCCGGCCAAGCTTGGGGAGAAAGAGAACCTtggcaaaaaaaattcaaaattttttttcctactaGTTGGGAGGCCCTTAGCAAGGTGAAGTaatcattggagcaagaaaaattgaCATTCTAGCAAATTGTAGACTCTAGCCAAAGGAGGAAGCCAagggagaaaaggtaagaatcaatcctctttttatatattgtaGATGGTTATGTGTGTcgtggtatgtagaaatgggtgaaatttatgaaaatatgggtaTATTGTGTGGTGGCTGTGTGTGTATATGGTGTGTAGGAGCATtggttaaattattttatttagtgttctagttgttgttgttaagaattctatgttggtAATGAAAagttgatgattctaattcaaGTGgtgattgttggaaaaattgtctTAGAAGTTAaggtgaattgaatatagtgtgcTTGCACatatggaaaataatgttgttagtgagTGAATTGTTGGTAAGGTTCATGAAAGCGAacaaagaaaatgtgttgttattgttcttatttcatttggaagatttcgggtggtaTAGCATGTTGcttgaattgtttgaatattgtacggattgtttgaagtatttttgaGCATTGTTGAATGGCTTTGGATTAgtttttgaatatgtgaacaattataaattgaatataaaggaagtgttattgaattatgtaaaggagctactaatgttgggaatgtatttttgaataaatttctatgtggtaatttgattgttgtctATATGTATTCTACGACGAAAATGGGAATTTGATGGTTtaaattaatgttagaatggttacgggctgatttggaagccaatgtgaTCTTGGTGTCGTTTCGTAAATGacgagaataatgttgttaatatgcatattgttagtgtagttcatgaattgggAAAAATGAAACGAGTTGTAAATGTTTTGTTGGAAGTTGATGTATCAAGTAGAGGAGAAGATTTcctatgttagaatgcgttctaaattgattatgaatgttgttgataatgtggccgagttccattctcggattattgttgaaattggccgagttgtattctcggggatggtatatttacaggggaaatgctgccgaaatttcggcagaatataagtggatttacttgagaaattaagacaagtgttgatttaagattaaattcctaaaggcttataatcaatatttggtatttgtgaccaattgtagattttgaagaatttggaacttgaatttggagaagcctaagaagcggaaaaggtatgtaaggcttacctcttctttctttggcatgtcctagttgtaataggcttgattacaagtctcgggacggttctactcttagaaatcgagtacgaatttggccctttttcattcaatataattgaattagattttctatactttattggaaaaataacttaaacacccAAAACTTTCATAAAAGGAACCGAACTACTCTAAGACCTTCACCGGTGGCTCCATAGAGCCGGTGTTCGTAAATTTACatatgccacctcgacttgacccgaggtgggcccgcaatccccgagacctatttgtatagttctatttgacttatttccgtacgaaaaTTTATGGAAACCTTGGCTATCGttgcgagtttgttataagtatctggtaactctgatataagtatttgaatgCAAGTATTGTGAtacgaatattttgatatacgtaATCTGATAAAAGTACTCAACTACGAGGATAGATATATTTATTCGATATATGTATTCGACATAAGTAAATCcgttataagcattttgatataagtattttgatataagtgttttgatatgagaattttggcatAAGCATTCTGATACAAGTATTCTGACATAGGCGTTCTGATAATAGTATTTTGGCATGAGGATCCCGGCATAAGTATTctaatataagtattccgatacaAGTATTctaatataagtattccgatacaaatattctgatataaatattctaaCACAAGCATTTTGATATACGTATTCTGATATAGATATTATGTTATGAGTAATCGATTTGACTATTCCGAAATAAATACTCCGAGACAAGTAGTTCGATATGAGTACTCCCAAtcccgatataagtattttaataaGAATATTTTGGGATAAGTATTCCGATATACGCGCTCGATGCGAATATTCTAATGTGGTTTGATATAAGAAATCATAAGAGTAATCAAGTTATAAATATTTCGATAAAAGTattttactataagtattatgatataagtactttgatataagtattcgacataagtattttgatacaagcactcgatacaaatattttgatacaagaaTATTGGCATAAATATTACGATATAAGTCTTctcgatataagcattccgattaAGTAATCGATTACGAATATTCGGACAAGACGTTCGATCATTCCATAGAGTCTTGATTTATGCGCATTTAGTTTCttactactcgctcgtgcacatgttatgatctccttcgccggatcccggccggtatgtatcgtgcgtttggttcgccgagccctgtCGAGGCGGGTTCCACACATAAATCCGAAGTACGAGGTGTTCGGTTCCGGGTGCACcgggtatatgtccgtccccggttaccgtgtatatggagtatgatatgtccgtctccgagtacttgtggtatatgtccgtctctcGGAGTACGGTGGTCGGTTATCGAGTacttgtggtatatgtccgtctcggTTACCGTGTGCGGTTCGGGGTCTTGTGGTATATGTACGTCCCCATTACCGTGTATACACATTTTGATGTGACCGGTTCCCGGTTCTCGTGTATATGTCCGATTCCGGGTACCGTgtctatgttatgatatgtccgTTTTTccggcgtggtatatgtcccgGCACCGTGTacgcgttatgatgtgttatggtgccgAGAGGCCGGGCTGGCGACCGTGTTCTATGCCCGTGTATGACTCTCGATTTGCATCACTTAAAATGCGAAAGTAGGCATTTTGATATCTTAGATAAGGTACGCATTTTCGTAATTTCGACTACGCTTATGATACGCGTGCGTTGTACGTACGTACTCTTGATCCCGATCATGATTCTCGTCATCCGTTATACTTCGGTACCTACGATTTCGATATGTTTCCGTCTATTACATTTACCGGACTTCGGACTCGATTATGATTACATTTATTgtgttttatgctttacatactcggtacatattccctcgaccccccccccctttcttggggttgcgtttcatgccgcgcgaatACCCGCATGAGCAAaagacattatagaagatgtttcagcggcgttggcaagctccatttatgctcggagtctttgccgagtcgagcctccgtgtgttatgtttttcgattatttgttagagactttgcgacgagtcgtgggtatagaATGTCGGTTTTGTAAACGGCTCCATCGGCTTCGATTTGTCGTCGTATTGTATAATAAGTTCCATATGATTACGATTCCAGTTGACTTGAGTACAGTAAAAAGAATAGTTCTGAAagtatttgttgtatttgtcattttcatttgaCTAAGGATTCGAGAGATTATgtttgtaataagagtcagtgggttcgctcggctccgaatgtggggtcgggtgcccatcacaccctagtaaaactggggtgtgacaaagtggtatcagaagggtctgtcctaggggttgtctgcaaagtcgtgtccggtagagtcctgtttatggtgtgaagcgcgccacatttataaacaggaggctacggggcatctagggattgttgaccttctttctgtcctagatcgtgcgatagagccaagctataggaaataAAATCCcttatgtaagccttacatacgacggaaaaAGGTAAGCGACGACATGGAAAGTCACAGGGGTAAATATTGACGAAATTGCTCTGTTGCCTGAAGTTGGGAGTTCTGGATGGTtgggatatgatatatatatatatgtatatgctctGCAAAGCATTATTAATACTCGCTGTATATAGGGAGATAGTATGAAAGGAACGAGGTCCGATAGAGGGTTCAGAAAGTTGACAATTAATTTTGCTCTGCATTATTATGTAAAAGCGGTGAGTAGGAATTCGAACGGCGATATCCGAGCACTTATGAAGTAATGGCAACGATGGTATGTCGTTACCATCGGAATGCGGGAACCTAGGATGAAAGGTAGTTACACACggaagtgaaaggtgaacattGAGGGTCgaaaaggggtaaaatggtaattgtaaaagaaacgaCGTGTTACGAGGGTGTCCGAGGTCGTAAGGCCTCGACTAACCCCAATTCatgtagtaaaggtcatacgaggaagggGACGCGATTATAGAAGCACTAAGGCCCTAAATTCcactaaagtttcgaggttaagcgtgcgcAGGTGGGagtaattttaggatgggtgaccccctgggaagtttataagaaattttacatatttagacatacgagacaaatgagaaattggAGTGACTTAAGGgggaaactagagcatatggaatcgttggagaccataaaaggccacCCAACACATAACAGACTAGAATGGAAGGAAGGCAGAAGGTACGTCATAGTTCTGAAATTTAGATAGGCTTGAGTGGCATCTGGAGGTATTTTGTGagctagttgatagtaattatatatgtatacgtaaaGCCGTACGATATCTCACGTGTACACGTATCGGTGGGCATGTGTGCCCCGGCAATAGGTGCCGCGattatggaagacattaatcgaTGTAAGAGTATCGAAGTTCGAGTGGTAGCAAAGGTAAAAGGTGCAAGTGCTATAAAATACGCTGATAAATATTTCGATAAAAGTattttactataagtattatgatataagtactttgatataagtattctgacataagtattttgatacaagcactctgatacaaatattttgatacaagaaTATTGGCATAAATATTCGCTATAAGTCTTCGATATAAGCGTTTCGATTAAGTAATGTTACGAATATTCGACAAAGACGTTCGATCATTCCGTAGAGTCTTGATTTATGCGCATTTAGTTTCttactactcgctcgtgcacatgttatgatctccttcgccggatcccgggccggaaTATATCGTGCGtttggttcgccgagccctttgtttgagggccgggttccacacATAAATTCTGAAGTACGAGGTGTTCGGTTCCGGGGTACtatggtatatgtccgtccccggttACAgtgtatatggagtatgatatgCCCGTCTCCCGgagtaccgtggtatatgtaCATCTCCGGAGTACGGTGGTCGGGATTAACAgtcttgtggtatatgtcctTCTCCGGTTACCGTGTGCGGTTACGGGGtgccgtggtatatgtccgtcccgaTTACCGTGTATACAGATTATGATGTGACCGGTTCggggttctcgtggtatatgtcgGTTCCGGGTACCGTGTgtctatgttatgatatgtcggtttccgtggtatatgtccgggTACCGTGTccgcgttatgatgtgttatggcgccgagacggggtggcgaccgtGTTCCTATGCCCCGTGTATGACTCGGTTGCATCACTTAAAATCGAAAGTAGGCATTTTGATATCTGAGATAAGGTACGCATTTTACGTACTTCGACTCGCTTTATGATACCGTTCGTTGTACGTACGTACTCTTGATCCCGATCATGATTCTATACGTTATACTTCGGTACCTCGATTTCGATATGTTTCCGTCTATTACATTTCTGGAGTTCGGGACCGATTATGATTACGTTTATTGTGTTTTAtcactttacatactcggtacatattccgtaccgcccccccttttcttcggggtgcgtttcatgccgcgtgtacacccggatgagcgagaagacattatagaagatgtttcagcggcgttggcaagctccatttgctctctggagtgctgccgagtcgagtactgtgtgttatgttttctcgattatttgttagagactttgtgaGACGCAGTCGTGGGTATAGAATGTCGCTTTGTAAACGGCTCCATGCCGATTTGTCGTCCCGTATTGTATAATAAGTTCCATATGATTGATTCCGGTTGACTTGAGTACAGTAAAAGAATAGTTCTCAAagtatttgttgtatttgtcattttcatttgactaagaattcaagagattatgtttgtaataagagtcagtgggttcgctcggctccgaatgtggggtcgggtgcccatcacaccctagtaaaactggggtgtgacatattaATACAACAAGTGGAGAACATAACTGGTTTTAAAAGAGGAACTTTTCCTTTTACATATTTGGGTTGTCCTGTCACACATTCAAGGATGAGGAAAGCAGATTACAATGATCTGATCAAGAAAGTTAAGAATAGGCTGCAGACATGGAAAGGAAGATTGCTATCATTTGGAGGAAAAGCTATTTTGATCACTAATGTTCTAATGAACATGCTAATACATCTGTTGTCAGCCATCAAACATCCAAAATGTGTTATCAATGATTTgcacaaaatattttcaagatttttttggaATAATAGTGAGGAAGGCAGAAGAAGACATTGGTCATCATGGTTGAACTTGTGTATGCCAAAAGAGGAAGGAGGAGTGGGCTTTAGATCTTTGTTTGATGTATCTAAAGCCCTATGTCCAAAACTTTGGTGGAAATTTAGGACAACAAATACTCTATGGGCAAACTACATATGAATCAAATACTGCAAAAGGCACAGTCCTTAGAATGTGCAGTGGAAGGGAGGTTCTCAAGTATAGAAGGCAATGATAGAGGCTAGAGATGATATAGAACAAGAAATATAGTGGGAACCAAGGAGTGGGACTGCAAATATATGGTTTGACAACTGGACAAAGCTAGGGGCTCTATATCACATTATTCCTGATAAATTTGTGATAGATGAGGGTGTTCAAGATGTAAAAGAACTTATCTTTGCAGGATGGTTGGAACATAGGAAGACTGCAACAATTATTCCCCATGGATATTGTGGATCATATATTAGAAGAATTGCACTTTCATGAACCAAAGAAGAGTGGGATAGGCAAGATGGATGATGACAGACTTGAGCAAATTCACAGTGGGCACTGCATGGGAACTTCTGAGGAGAAAAGCAGTCAAGTCAGATGTCTTTAAGAGCATGTGGATATCAGGTGTACCTTTTAAGATATCCTTCTTCTTCTGGAGGTTGTGGAAGTTTAAAATACCAGTTAGATAGGTAGTAAGAAGGATTGGGATAGATATTAAGGCAAGATGTTATTGCTGTGATCATAGGCAATATGAAATTGTGGATCACTTGTGTTGCTACAAAAGTTTGGACTTATGTTAAAAATGTTATTGGCATCA is a window of Lycium ferocissimum isolate CSIRO_LF1 chromosome 12, AGI_CSIRO_Lferr_CH_V1, whole genome shotgun sequence DNA encoding:
- the LOC132040947 gene encoding uncharacterized protein LOC132040947, which translates into the protein MVYANCDHLERISLWDSLYSLADHMDLPWLVGGDFNVIMNEDEKTGGLPVFPDEYEDFAFCTNSCELFDINYKGSLFTWWSGRAGSDCIFKRLDRMITNSKLQDWFAHMEVEHLSRTGSDHAPLLLTCGEISYHIRKPFRFLKFWTEHESFLEVVNQAWSTDFEGDEFISFKSKLKNVKTTLSAWSTATFGDIFKQLTVREEVLKIKEQLFKEDPSPMNRMVLQQAQAELKKYVHYEGEFWRQKSHVTSFAEGDRNTRFCQQQFSQEVDPLDFDLLQHVPSMVDQDTNNQLVFEVYNVVKAFFDGQTLPKSITHTNLVLLPKKNNIETFGDMGSIRLSNFINKVISRVVQDKLEGLLPSLISPNQSGFVKGRCIIENVLLTHEVVADIRLRGKPANVVLKLDMAKAYDRVSWSYLIRVLRKMGFAEVFIDKVWRLIANNWHSILLNGQASGFFHSTKGVKQGDPLSPTLFILSAEVLSGALNSLFENKDFRSYGMPKWSANLNHLAYADGNNFFIC